One stretch of Glycine soja cultivar W05 chromosome 7, ASM419377v2, whole genome shotgun sequence DNA includes these proteins:
- the LOC114419129 gene encoding uncharacterized protein LOC114419129 — MSEKEMEASNKEMITFSDEIVKAQKEAAAKEWECFVDIFRRNDRKEELLFEPLDLVKNTAIHVLARSGNKQCLKELLQMLPKTKQLEALRKPNYEENTPLHEAVLFHDDPKMVDLIMGFMPSQRDKDALLEMKNNQNETVAFRAARYGRLSVIKYLHGKLQPRGLQSSKHFQPNIYGGRERPILHTCVLNFSFGAAIWLLKNVDKSLAKEKFMVQKKEKENTKIVLQLTCLKLLAKMQLAFESTGTLEMGLTKRLLYELLPEDGYESELEDDAENNSVKIARDEESSQPNDGNKKTTKSKVGVFSRINYAFWKYAKDRFSFIGKIWDQKKRHKFAEQLVKLLLDIDEESWKQYPLVPFNEPIALSLEFPGNVTEKKEDMKLINRVEKEERVKKLLEDKKSKKKLYSDDKVGIMWKSTLFMAAASGIIEVVNLIVGKYPEAISYVNEDGLNILHVALKYRQLEIYEFIEKTSAFELLTQRISKDKRTILHQAGSMEYYREQGLAGVAYQLQCELEWYHRVREKIPKQYLMHADEDGLTAGDLLDIDHAEMHDEAKQWMKETAQSCSTVAVLIAGVVFAAAYAIPGGNEGGRPVLRTSSAFRIFTIMDVVALATSLGSVVMFLSILTSSFDLWEFHRALPRKLKWGFAMLFFSLITTMLAFAATILLTIHMEGNKSSTTLAYSLAFVIVSIFGLTQFPLYKMVEDQVKAMKKWCGPKSTKSRSNKS; from the exons ATGTCTGAGAAGGAAATGGAAGCGAGTAATAAAGAAATGATTACTTTCAGCGATGAAATAGTGAAAGCACAAAAAGAAGCTGCAGCAAAAGAGTGGGAATGTTTCGTGGACATCTTCAGGAGGAATGACAGGAAGGAGGAGTTGTTGTTTGAGCCTTTGGACTTGGTGAAGAACACTGCCATTCATGTGCTAGCTCGCTCAGGAAACAAGCAATGCCTCAAAGAGTTACTCCAAATGCTACCAAAAACAAAGCAGTTAGAAGCCTTGAGGAAGCCAAATTATGAAGAGAACACACCTCTTCACGAGGCCGTGTTGTTCCACGATGATCCAAAGATGGTGGATCTCATCATGGGTTTCATGCCATCGCAACGCGACAAAGACGCGCTTCTGGAGATGAAGAATAATCAGAATGAAACCGTGGCTTTTAGGGCTGCTAGGTATGGGAGGCTAAGTGTGATAAAGTATTTGCATGGCAAGCTGCAGCCCAGAGGCCTCCAGTCTTCTAAGCATTTTCAACCCAATATATATGGCGGAAGGGAGCGTCCCATTCTTCACACTTGTGTGCTCAATTTTAGTTTTG GCGCTGCTATTTGGTTGCTGAAAAATGTGGATAAAAGTTTAGCCAAAGAAAAGTTTATGGTtcagaagaaagagaaagagaatacAAAAATAGTTTTGCAACTGACCTGTTTAAAGCTGCTAGCGAAGATGCAGTTGGCTTTCGAGAGCACAGGCACCCTGGAAATGGGACTCACAAAGAGACTCCTATATGAAT TGCTTCCTGAGGATGGATATGAATCAGAATTGGAAGATGACGCAGAAAACAATTCAGTCAAAATCGCAAGAGATGAAGAAAGCAGCCAGCCGAATGATGGAAATAAAAAGACAACCAAATCAA AAGTTGGAGTTTTCTCAAGAATCAACTATGCTTTCTGGAAATATGCAAAAG ACCGGTTCAGTTTTATCGGTAAAATTTGGGATCAAAAGAAGAGACATAAGTTTGCAGAGCAACTAGTTAAGTTGCTATTGGACATTGATGAGGAATCATGGAAGCAGTATCCTTTGGTACCCTTTAACGAGCCAATAGCACTTTCATTGGAGTTTCCCGGTAACGTCACAGAAAAGAAAGAGGATATGAAGCTTATAAATAGAGTTGAAAAAGAGGAGagagtaaaaaaattacttgaagataaaaaaagtaaaaagaagcTCTACTCAGATGACAAAGTCGGAATAATGTGGAAAAGTACACTTTTCATGGCTGCAGCATCAGGGATTATAGAAGTGGTGAATCTAATCGTTGGAAAGTATCCTGAAGCCATTTCTTATGTTAACGAGGATGGTCTCAACATATTGCATGTGGCTCTGAAGTACCGTCAGTTGGAAATCTATGAGTTCATAGAGAAAACTTCAGCATTTGAGCTATTGACACAAAGAATAAGTAAAGATAAACGTACTATCTTGCACCAAGCTGGAAGCATGGAGTATTACAGAGAACAAGGATTGGCAGGTGTGGCATACCAACTGCAATGTGAGCTAGAATGGTACCAT CGAGTTAGAGAAAAGATTCCAAAGCAATACTTGATGCATGCTGATGAAGATGGTTTAACAGCAGGAGATCTTTTGGACATAGACCATGCAGAGATGCATGATGAAGCAAAGCAATGGATGAAGGAAACAGCTCAGTCATGTTCCACTGTGGCAGTCCTTATTGCCGGTGTTGTTTTTGCAGCTGCTTATGCCATCCCAGGAGGTAATGAAGGAGGAAGACCCGTGTTACGTACCTCTTCTGCATTCAGAATTTTCACTATCATGGATGTCGTGGCTCTTGCCACCTCATTGGGTTCGGTGGTGATGTTCCTTTCTATACTCACTTCTTCATTTGACTTGTGGGAATTCCATAGGGCATTGCCTCGAAAACTAAAATGGGGTTTTGCTATGCTATTTTTCTCACTCATCACCACAATGCTAGCATTTGCTGCCACCATTTTGCTCACTATTCATATGGAGGGGAACAAAAGCTCGACAACTTTAGCATACAGTTTGGCCTTTGTTATTGTTTCTATATTTGGGTTGACACAATTCCCTCTATATAAAATGGTCGAAGACCAAGTGAAGGCAATGAAGAAATGGTGTGGCCCAAAATCGACGAAATCAAGATCCAACAAATCCTAA
- the LOC114418941 gene encoding uncharacterized protein LOC114418941, with translation MEYMNQRPKYDCLLFDLDDTLYPLSTGLAKACGQNIKDYMAEKLGIEKSKIDDLSNLLYKNYGTTMAGLRAIGYDFDYDEYHSFVHGRLPYENLKPDPVLRNLLLSLPYRRLIFTNSDKVHAVKALSRLGLEDCFEGIICFETLNPIHKSTVSDDEDDIEFVGGSGTTNPTTKKDASSFQIFDIIGHFAQPNPHTVLPKTPIICKPSENAIELALKIANLNPQRTLFFEDSVRNTQAGKRVGLHTVLVGKSQRIKGADYALESIHNLREAVPELWEDDIKSEVAYPGKLAVETSVTA, from the exons ATGGAGTACATGAACCAGAGACCAAAATATGATTGCCTTCTTTTTG ATTTAGATGATACTTTGTATCCACTAAGCACTGGTCTTGCAAAAGCATGTGGCCAAAACATTAAAG ACTATATGGCCGAAAAGCTTGGCATAGAGAAAAGCAAAATTGATGACTTGTCCAACCTCCTCTACAAGAACTATGGAACAACTATGGCTGGTTTAAGG GCAATTGGATATGACTTTGACTACGATGAATATCACAG TTTTGTTCATGGGAGATTACCTTATGAGAATTTGAAACCAGACCCAGTTCTGAGGAACCTCTTGCTGAGCCTACCCTATAGGAGACTG ATCTTCACAAACTCAGACAAAGTCCATGCAGTTAAGGCACTAAGCAGGCTAGGATTAGAAGACTGCTTTGAAGGAATCATATGCTTTGAGACCCTTAATCCCATCCACAAAAGCACTGTctctgatgatgaagatgacatTGAATTTGTGGGGGGTTCAGGCACAACCAATCCAACCACAAAAAAAGATGCTAGCAGCTTTCAAATCTTTGACATCATTGGCCATTTTGCTCAACCCAATCCCCACACAGTTTTGCCAAAGACACCAATTATTTGCAAACCATCAGAAAATGCCATTGAGTTGGCCCTCAAGATAGCCAACCTTAATCCACAAAGAACT TTGTTCTTTGAGGATAGTGTCCGCAACACACAAGCTGGAAAACGTGTGGGTCTTCACACTGTGCTG GTTGGAAAATCTCAGAGAATTAAAGGAGCAGATTATGCATTAGAAAGCATCCACAACCTTAGGGAGGCAGTGCCAGAACTATGGGAAGATGACATAAAATCAGAAGTTGCTTATCCTGGCAAGCTTGCTGTGGAGACATCTGTGACTGCTTAG